A genomic stretch from Asterias rubens chromosome 19, eAstRub1.3, whole genome shotgun sequence includes:
- the LOC117303454 gene encoding uncharacterized protein LOC117303454 isoform X4, producing MKHNEEPKAMLFEYMANTCKQRYNWIKTDSPTTAEILEVYPRLLDPGIVEQDFRLAISEETNQLYAKWPSFSKQVYKYNSKVLGINWEKQLDVGEIDFGNLTEEECQELAFSVLPLLFVGRSKGMKGRCTPAESLRSFIDMKPEGTDIQNYMASIPAKERPQPFILLLGGSRFSPQQVFMVVERRAVLCSSILQAVDICMKIIYVLDLDYQPHCSAVWHMLQHMVYMLPPGSLAGVSLITFRTWLRHLPEA from the exons ATGAAACATAATGAAGAACCAAAGGCAATGTTATTTGAGTACATGGCCAACACCTGTAAACAACGTTACAACTGGATCAAGACAGATAGCCCAACTACAGCAGAGATCCTGGAGGTGTATCCTCGGCTGTTAGATCCAGGAATT GTTGAGCAAGATTTCCGACTGGCGATCTCTGAAGAGACTAACCAGCTTTATGCTAAGTGGCCTTCTTTTTCCAAACAAGTGTACAAGTACAACTCGAAGGTACTCGGGATCAATTGGGAAAAGCAGTTGGATGTAGGAGAGATCGATTTTGGCAACTTGACAGAAG AGGAGTGTCAAGAACTGGCTTTCTCAGTTTTGCCATTACTTTTTGTGGGGAGGAGCAAAGGCATGAAAGGGAGATGTACCCCTGCAGAATCCCTGCGATCGTTCATCGATATGAAACCA gaAGGTACTGACATCCAAAACTACATGGCGAGCATTCCGGCAAAGGAACGCCCACAGCCCTTCATTCTTCTTCTTGGTGGAAGCAGGTTCAGCCCTCAACAAGTCTTCATGGTAGTGGAGAGAAGGGCTGTTTTATGTTCATCAATTCTTCAAGCAGTAGACATATGCATGAAAATTATCTATGTACTCGATTTGGATTACCAGCCACACTGCAGTGCAGTGTGGCACATGCTACAACACATGGTGTATATGTTGCCACCAGGTTCCCTGGCAGGTGTCTCATTGATAACTTTCCGAACTTGGCTGAGACATTTGCCAGAGGCCTAG
- the LOC117303454 gene encoding uncharacterized protein LOC117303454 isoform X1 — MADVPELLEQWGFGDLVEVFDVKEAITWMKHNEEPKAMLFEYMANTCKQRYNWIKTDSPTTAEILEVYPRLLDPGIVEQDFRLAISEETNQLYAKWPSFSKQVYKYNSKVLGINWEKQLDVGEIDFGNLTEEECQELAFSVLPLLFVGRSKGMKGRCTPAESLRSFIDMKPEGTDIQNYMASIPAKERPQPFILLLGGSRFSPQQVFMVVERRAVLCSSILQAVDICMKIIYVLDLDYQPHCSAVWHMLQHMVYMLPPGSLAGVSLITFRTWLRHLPEA, encoded by the exons ATGGCAGACGTGCCGGAGTTGTTAGAGCAGTGGGGATTTGGGGATTTGGTTGAAGTTTTTGACG TTAAAGAAGCAATAACATGGATGAAACATAATGAAGAACCAAAGGCAATGTTATTTGAGTACATGGCCAACACCTGTAAACAACGTTACAACTGGATCAAGACAGATAGCCCAACTACAGCAGAGATCCTGGAGGTGTATCCTCGGCTGTTAGATCCAGGAATT GTTGAGCAAGATTTCCGACTGGCGATCTCTGAAGAGACTAACCAGCTTTATGCTAAGTGGCCTTCTTTTTCCAAACAAGTGTACAAGTACAACTCGAAGGTACTCGGGATCAATTGGGAAAAGCAGTTGGATGTAGGAGAGATCGATTTTGGCAACTTGACAGAAG AGGAGTGTCAAGAACTGGCTTTCTCAGTTTTGCCATTACTTTTTGTGGGGAGGAGCAAAGGCATGAAAGGGAGATGTACCCCTGCAGAATCCCTGCGATCGTTCATCGATATGAAACCA gaAGGTACTGACATCCAAAACTACATGGCGAGCATTCCGGCAAAGGAACGCCCACAGCCCTTCATTCTTCTTCTTGGTGGAAGCAGGTTCAGCCCTCAACAAGTCTTCATGGTAGTGGAGAGAAGGGCTGTTTTATGTTCATCAATTCTTCAAGCAGTAGACATATGCATGAAAATTATCTATGTACTCGATTTGGATTACCAGCCACACTGCAGTGCAGTGTGGCACATGCTACAACACATGGTGTATATGTTGCCACCAGGTTCCCTGGCAGGTGTCTCATTGATAACTTTCCGAACTTGGCTGAGACATTTGCCAGAGGCCTAG
- the LOC117303454 gene encoding uncharacterized protein LOC117303454 isoform X2, which translates to MTLVELTESQVKEAITWMKHNEEPKAMLFEYMANTCKQRYNWIKTDSPTTAEILEVYPRLLDPGIVEQDFRLAISEETNQLYAKWPSFSKQVYKYNSKVLGINWEKQLDVGEIDFGNLTEEECQELAFSVLPLLFVGRSKGMKGRCTPAESLRSFIDMKPEGTDIQNYMASIPAKERPQPFILLLGGSRFSPQQVFMVVERRAVLCSSILQAVDICMKIIYVLDLDYQPHCSAVWHMLQHMVYMLPPGSLAGVSLITFRTWLRHLPEA; encoded by the exons ATGACCCTGGTTGAACTGACCGAGTCACAAG TTAAAGAAGCAATAACATGGATGAAACATAATGAAGAACCAAAGGCAATGTTATTTGAGTACATGGCCAACACCTGTAAACAACGTTACAACTGGATCAAGACAGATAGCCCAACTACAGCAGAGATCCTGGAGGTGTATCCTCGGCTGTTAGATCCAGGAATT GTTGAGCAAGATTTCCGACTGGCGATCTCTGAAGAGACTAACCAGCTTTATGCTAAGTGGCCTTCTTTTTCCAAACAAGTGTACAAGTACAACTCGAAGGTACTCGGGATCAATTGGGAAAAGCAGTTGGATGTAGGAGAGATCGATTTTGGCAACTTGACAGAAG AGGAGTGTCAAGAACTGGCTTTCTCAGTTTTGCCATTACTTTTTGTGGGGAGGAGCAAAGGCATGAAAGGGAGATGTACCCCTGCAGAATCCCTGCGATCGTTCATCGATATGAAACCA gaAGGTACTGACATCCAAAACTACATGGCGAGCATTCCGGCAAAGGAACGCCCACAGCCCTTCATTCTTCTTCTTGGTGGAAGCAGGTTCAGCCCTCAACAAGTCTTCATGGTAGTGGAGAGAAGGGCTGTTTTATGTTCATCAATTCTTCAAGCAGTAGACATATGCATGAAAATTATCTATGTACTCGATTTGGATTACCAGCCACACTGCAGTGCAGTGTGGCACATGCTACAACACATGGTGTATATGTTGCCACCAGGTTCCCTGGCAGGTGTCTCATTGATAACTTTCCGAACTTGGCTGAGACATTTGCCAGAGGCCTAG
- the LOC117303454 gene encoding uncharacterized protein LOC117303454 isoform X3 — protein sequence MSEQSMFKEAITWMKHNEEPKAMLFEYMANTCKQRYNWIKTDSPTTAEILEVYPRLLDPGIVEQDFRLAISEETNQLYAKWPSFSKQVYKYNSKVLGINWEKQLDVGEIDFGNLTEEECQELAFSVLPLLFVGRSKGMKGRCTPAESLRSFIDMKPEGTDIQNYMASIPAKERPQPFILLLGGSRFSPQQVFMVVERRAVLCSSILQAVDICMKIIYVLDLDYQPHCSAVWHMLQHMVYMLPPGSLAGVSLITFRTWLRHLPEA from the exons ATGAGTGAACAATCAATGT TTAAAGAAGCAATAACATGGATGAAACATAATGAAGAACCAAAGGCAATGTTATTTGAGTACATGGCCAACACCTGTAAACAACGTTACAACTGGATCAAGACAGATAGCCCAACTACAGCAGAGATCCTGGAGGTGTATCCTCGGCTGTTAGATCCAGGAATT GTTGAGCAAGATTTCCGACTGGCGATCTCTGAAGAGACTAACCAGCTTTATGCTAAGTGGCCTTCTTTTTCCAAACAAGTGTACAAGTACAACTCGAAGGTACTCGGGATCAATTGGGAAAAGCAGTTGGATGTAGGAGAGATCGATTTTGGCAACTTGACAGAAG AGGAGTGTCAAGAACTGGCTTTCTCAGTTTTGCCATTACTTTTTGTGGGGAGGAGCAAAGGCATGAAAGGGAGATGTACCCCTGCAGAATCCCTGCGATCGTTCATCGATATGAAACCA gaAGGTACTGACATCCAAAACTACATGGCGAGCATTCCGGCAAAGGAACGCCCACAGCCCTTCATTCTTCTTCTTGGTGGAAGCAGGTTCAGCCCTCAACAAGTCTTCATGGTAGTGGAGAGAAGGGCTGTTTTATGTTCATCAATTCTTCAAGCAGTAGACATATGCATGAAAATTATCTATGTACTCGATTTGGATTACCAGCCACACTGCAGTGCAGTGTGGCACATGCTACAACACATGGTGTATATGTTGCCACCAGGTTCCCTGGCAGGTGTCTCATTGATAACTTTCCGAACTTGGCTGAGACATTTGCCAGAGGCCTAG